In Exiguobacterium acetylicum, the genomic stretch GTCGCAGCGGAAGTCAAGACGCTCGCGGAGCAGTCGGCGGTCTCGGCAAAACAGATCGAGTCGTTGATACGGGTCATTCAACAAGAGACGGAAGCATCGGTCGCCTCGATGGAGAAAGTCTCAACCGAGATGACGAGCGGGATTGCCGTTGCCGATCAAGCCGGTGCCTCATTCTCAGAAATCGAGACAGCGATCACCGACGTGACAGGGCACGTCGAAGAAGTGTCTGGTGCCGTACAGGAAATGGCGGCAGCAAGTGAGCAGATTGCCTCTGTCATGCGAACGATTCAAGCAGTGACGGAAGGGACTGCTGCCGGAACACAAAACATCTCCGCTTCGACCGAGGAGCAGATGGCGTCGATGGAAGAAATCTCATCCGCGTCCCAATCACTCGCGACGATGGCAGATGATTTAAAACAAGTCACAGGTAGATTCACTGTGTAAGATATTGAACGACGACCATGTGGGTAATCCATCATGGTCGTTTTTTTTATTTGTGGTAATGAATGGAAAACAAGCAGGGGAGTAAGCGTGTGGCGTCGTATGTACAGGTTAAGTAAGAATGATACAAAGCAGCAGATAGATGTTATGAAAGTGATTGAAGAAACTGTTTGACAGCACGGCGGGACGTCAAATGAATGACCTGTTTATCGGACGTCGCTGTAAGCGTTGAGAGGATATTCGGTCGTTTATCAATCGGAAAACGCCAAATCCATTTCAGAAAATCGAACGATAGTTTCTCCGGGCAGTCTGCTGCCATATCCGGTCGACCGGTTTTGCGGTAGCGCCAGGTCCGTTTCAGCGCCCGGTACAGACAGAGTGTCCGCGGTAAATCAAGGAAAATGATCGTATCCGCGGCATTGATTCGTAAGTCAAGCGTTCCACCGTAGTTGCCGTCAATGATCCACGTGTCGCGCGACGTGAGCGTATGTTGAATCTGGCGTTGCTCCTCACGCGAAACCGCCTCCCAGTTCGGGCGCCATAATAAGGTGTCGAGGTGATCGACGGGATAACCGAGTTTTTTGCCCATCTTGCGGGCAAGCGTCGATTTACCGGATCCACCGGAACCAATCAGGATGATCTTTCGCATGCAATACCTCCTATTTTTTGTCATAGGAATCGATCATACCACGGTTTTCTAGTCGAGGATAGAACGAAAGGAGTGAAAAAGATGGTACCAAATTTCATAATCGAAGGGATGACGATCGTTTTTACACTACTCGTAATCGGTTGCGGCGTGATATTCCTGCCGCAGCGATGGAAGCGGTATGGTTTGATTTTACTTGGTTTGGTGGCAATCGGGTGCAGTTCCTTTTGGTACATCCGACCGACGCTCGTCAATCAACAGATTGCTGAGAATACGAAGCGCGCAAAAGTAGAACTGGCACGCCAGTTTCCAGGTGAAGCATATACGATGAGACCACAGAAGTTTTCATACGAATCGTCAGCAAATCCGTATACGATTGAAGTCGAATTCGCGAATGAACCGAACATGATTTATATGTTGCAATTTCGTGAAAAAGATATCGAGTTAGCGGGTTATGTCATCAAAAATGAAGACATTTCTTATGAACAACAACATCAATTCAAATAAAGACCGGATGTTTTGAGCATCCGGTCTTTTGATTAAGTGGATTTCAATTTTTGTGTTGCGGACATCGTCTTGACGGCGAAGAAAGCAATCAGACCGAATCCTACCTTGTTGATCAAGTCCGCAAAGTTATAGATCAATTCGCGGACGAGCTGCACTTCGATGCCGGGTGCAAACAAGGTGACCGCGTAACCGACTGGATAAATCGCCCATCCAATCAAGATGAACAAGCGCATTTGCAGCAAGGCTTTGCGAATTGGGGCAGGCTTATCTTCAGCGGCTTTCGTGACATTCGTGAACAAGAGATAAATGATATAGAACCATGCGACACAACCGACGACGTATGCCCAAAGACCGAGTTGCGTGAAGCCACCCGCCAGATT encodes the following:
- a CDS encoding DNA topology modulation protein, with translation MRKIILIGSGGSGKSTLARKMGKKLGYPVDHLDTLLWRPNWEAVSREEQRQIQHTLTSRDTWIIDGNYGGTLDLRINAADTIIFLDLPRTLCLYRALKRTWRYRKTGRPDMAADCPEKLSFDFLKWIWRFPIDKRPNILSTLTATSDKQVIHLTSRRAVKQFLQSLS